One Micromonospora sp. FIMYZ51 genomic window carries:
- a CDS encoding class I SAM-dependent methyltransferase, which yields MPGEPSFEDLIAEGAAAPVEGWAFDWLAGRATEERPPWGYARLVAARMARAAAALDVDTGGGEVLAEVPDPPRLLVATEAWLPNVPVARANLAPLGASVVAVRGDAPLPFRDAAFDLVVSRHPVRTDWPEVARVLRPGGTFLSQQIGPGTVRELSEAILGPLPPPEHRHPEHAVAAAQAAGLRVVDLREATLRTVFYDIGAVVWFLRKVIWTVPGFTVAAHRPALRRLHERIRAEGSFVAYARRFLIEASA from the coding sequence GTGCCAGGAGAACCCAGCTTCGAGGATCTGATCGCCGAGGGGGCCGCCGCCCCGGTCGAGGGGTGGGCCTTCGACTGGCTCGCCGGGCGGGCCACCGAGGAGCGTCCACCCTGGGGTTACGCGCGGCTGGTCGCGGCGCGGATGGCGCGGGCCGCCGCCGCGTTGGACGTCGACACCGGCGGGGGAGAGGTGCTGGCCGAGGTACCCGACCCGCCCCGGCTGCTGGTCGCCACCGAGGCGTGGTTGCCGAACGTACCGGTGGCGCGGGCCAACCTGGCGCCGCTCGGGGCGAGCGTGGTGGCAGTGCGCGGCGACGCGCCGCTGCCGTTCCGCGACGCCGCCTTCGACCTGGTGGTCAGCCGGCATCCGGTGCGTACCGACTGGCCCGAGGTGGCGCGGGTGCTGCGCCCGGGCGGCACGTTCCTGTCCCAGCAGATCGGCCCGGGGACCGTACGCGAACTCAGCGAGGCGATCCTCGGTCCACTGCCGCCGCCCGAGCACCGCCATCCGGAGCACGCGGTGGCCGCCGCCCAGGCTGCCGGCCTGCGGGTGGTGGACCTGCGCGAGGCCACCCTGCGGACGGTCTTCTACGACATCGGGGCGGTGGTCTGGTTCCTGCGCAAGGTGATCTGGACGGTGCCCGGCTTCACCGTGGCGGCACACCGGCCCGCGCTGCGGCGCCTGCACGAACGGATCCGCGCGGAGGGCTCCTTCGTCGCGTACGCCCGACGCTTCCTGATCGAGGCCAGCGCGTAG
- the secA2 gene encoding accessory Sec system translocase SecA2: protein MGVSQRLKTRFRRFLQRPGTTVDLAPLEKLLPAIEAREEEISAFDDAELTEAAGAATSYEEICAIGREAARRGLDQRPYDVQLLGAMSLLSGKVAEMATGEGKTLTAAIAAYGHVRLGNGPVHVLTVNDYLARRDAQWMEPVYTLLGITVGWVNEASTPVERRAAYACDVTYVAVSEAGFDFLRDQLVTDIEDRVQPPLRTAIVDEADSILIDEARVPMVLAGSVPGEQDPVHAAAALVRGLRKGRHYTVAEDGRSVAFTSAGLAAVEAKLGIDLYDEEHVEQLSAVNVALHAHALLHRDVDYIVRDGTVELIDEMRGRVAQRRRWPDGLQAAVEAKEGLDATAEGEVLGTIAVQAYINLYPKVCGMTATAVLVGDQLREFFGLEVAVIPPNTPCVRVDEPDRIYATRAEKEEALIDEIKRCHADGRPVLVGTLDVKESEQLAAGLNAVGVPCVVLNAKNDDEEAAIIAEAGAYGAVTVSTQMAGRGVDIRLGGSDQADRDRVAELGGLYVIGSGRHDSRRVDDQLRGRAGRQGDPGGSVFFVSLEDDLVVRHAGDTVPPSPRMNADGLVTDAQVDYAVEHAQRVAEGVNHEIHRNTWRYSVVIEQQRKALAERRERLLTSDIAALMLLDKMPEKAGEMDEDLLARVARSIALYHLDRLWAEHLAELSEVREGVHLRALGRLDPLDEFHRAAVPAFTNLVPEIETRTLATFEETEFDEDWEPDAAKLVRPSATWTYLVHDNPFGSELDRLIASVGRRLSGAGAR from the coding sequence ATGGGTGTGTCGCAACGGTTGAAGACCAGGTTCCGCCGATTCCTCCAGCGCCCGGGGACCACGGTCGACCTGGCCCCGCTGGAGAAGCTGCTGCCGGCGATCGAGGCACGTGAGGAAGAGATCTCGGCGTTCGACGATGCCGAGCTCACCGAGGCGGCCGGTGCGGCGACGAGCTACGAGGAGATCTGCGCGATCGGCCGCGAGGCCGCCCGACGCGGCCTCGATCAGCGGCCGTACGACGTGCAGCTGCTCGGCGCGATGTCGCTGCTCTCCGGCAAGGTCGCCGAGATGGCCACCGGTGAGGGCAAGACGCTTACCGCCGCGATCGCCGCGTACGGGCACGTTCGGCTCGGCAACGGCCCGGTGCACGTGCTCACCGTCAACGACTACCTGGCCCGCCGTGACGCCCAGTGGATGGAACCGGTCTACACCCTGCTCGGGATCACCGTTGGCTGGGTCAACGAGGCGTCCACGCCGGTCGAGCGGCGGGCCGCGTACGCCTGCGACGTGACCTACGTGGCGGTGAGCGAGGCCGGCTTCGACTTCCTGCGCGACCAGCTCGTCACCGACATCGAGGACCGCGTCCAGCCGCCGCTGCGTACGGCGATCGTCGACGAGGCCGACTCCATCCTGATCGACGAGGCCCGGGTGCCGATGGTGCTGGCCGGCTCGGTGCCCGGCGAGCAGGATCCGGTGCACGCCGCCGCCGCGCTGGTGCGTGGGCTGCGCAAGGGCCGGCACTACACGGTCGCCGAGGACGGTCGCAGTGTGGCGTTCACCTCCGCCGGGCTGGCCGCCGTCGAGGCCAAGCTCGGCATCGACCTGTACGACGAGGAGCACGTCGAGCAGCTCTCGGCGGTGAACGTGGCGCTGCACGCGCACGCCCTGCTGCACCGGGACGTGGACTACATCGTCCGGGACGGCACCGTCGAGCTGATCGACGAGATGCGTGGCCGGGTCGCCCAGCGGCGGCGCTGGCCGGACGGACTCCAGGCGGCGGTGGAGGCCAAGGAGGGGCTGGACGCCACGGCCGAGGGTGAGGTGCTCGGCACCATCGCGGTGCAGGCGTACATCAACCTCTACCCGAAGGTGTGCGGGATGACCGCCACCGCGGTGCTCGTCGGCGACCAGCTCCGGGAGTTCTTCGGCCTGGAGGTCGCGGTGATCCCGCCGAACACCCCGTGCGTACGGGTGGACGAGCCGGACCGCATCTACGCCACCCGGGCGGAGAAGGAGGAGGCGCTGATCGACGAGATCAAGCGCTGCCACGCCGACGGGCGGCCGGTGCTGGTGGGCACCCTGGACGTCAAGGAGTCCGAGCAGCTGGCCGCCGGGCTCAACGCGGTAGGTGTGCCGTGCGTGGTGCTCAACGCCAAGAACGACGACGAGGAAGCGGCGATCATCGCCGAGGCCGGCGCGTACGGTGCGGTCACCGTCTCCACCCAGATGGCCGGCCGGGGCGTGGACATCCGGCTCGGCGGCAGCGACCAGGCCGACCGGGACCGGGTGGCCGAGCTGGGGGGCCTCTACGTGATCGGCAGCGGCCGGCACGACAGCCGCCGGGTCGACGACCAGCTGCGTGGCCGGGCCGGCCGGCAGGGTGACCCGGGTGGCTCGGTCTTCTTCGTCAGCCTGGAGGACGACCTGGTCGTCCGGCACGCCGGTGACACCGTGCCGCCGTCGCCCCGGATGAACGCCGACGGCCTGGTCACCGACGCGCAGGTGGACTACGCCGTGGAGCACGCGCAGCGGGTCGCCGAGGGCGTCAACCACGAGATCCACCGCAACACCTGGCGCTACAGCGTGGTGATCGAGCAACAGCGCAAGGCACTTGCCGAACGCCGCGAGCGGCTGCTGACCAGCGACATCGCCGCGCTGATGCTGCTGGACAAGATGCCGGAGAAGGCCGGCGAGATGGACGAGGACCTGCTGGCCCGGGTGGCCCGGTCGATCGCGCTCTACCACCTCGACCGGCTCTGGGCCGAGCACCTGGCCGAGCTGTCGGAGGTCCGCGAGGGCGTGCACCTGCGTGCCCTGGGCCGGCTCGACCCGCTCGACGAGTTCCACCGGGCTGCGGTGCCGGCCTTCACGAACCTGGTCCCCGAGATCGAGACGCGCACCCTGGCGACCTTCGAGGAGACGGAGTTCGACGAGGACTGGGAGCCGGACGCGGCGAAGCTGGTCCGGCCGAGTGCGACCTGGACGTACCTCGTGCACGACAACCCGTTCGGCTCCGAGTTGGACCGGCTGATCGCCTCGGTCGGCCGCCGGCTCAGCGGCGCGGGCGCACGCTGA
- a CDS encoding ankyrin repeat domain-containing protein: protein MSEELDAETLEFAHRMFDLARDGATTELAGYVDAGLPVNLTNQKGDSLLILAAYHAHPETVRALLDRGADHSRANDRGQTALAAAVFRKNAEAVRALLDAGADPDGGNPSAVATAEFFDLPEMLALLQG from the coding sequence GTGAGCGAGGAACTCGACGCCGAAACCCTGGAATTCGCGCACCGGATGTTCGACCTGGCGCGCGACGGCGCGACCACGGAACTCGCCGGGTACGTCGACGCGGGGCTGCCGGTCAACCTGACCAACCAGAAGGGGGACAGCCTGCTGATCCTGGCGGCCTACCACGCCCATCCGGAGACGGTCCGCGCGCTGCTCGACCGGGGCGCCGACCACTCCCGCGCCAACGACCGGGGACAGACGGCGCTGGCCGCAGCCGTGTTCCGCAAGAACGCCGAGGCGGTACGCGCACTGCTCGACGCCGGCGCCGACCCCGACGGCGGCAACCCGTCCGCAGTAGCCACCGCCGAGTTCTTCGACCTACCCGAGATGCTCGCCCTCCTACAGGGTTAA
- a CDS encoding DUF2231 domain-containing protein: MTMQSRLRVQGHPIQPMLVTFPYGLFVCATIFDLADVAGGPAFLGEVGYWTAVAALVTAALTAVAGMVDLWDVPPDRTRRTAISFNVVNAGMAGLFLLSCLIRADAANRGATPALLVVEMLALAVGGVGVHLGARLMRHFEASPEATSVEVVRGGVDAPTVEVVRPRP; the protein is encoded by the coding sequence ATGACGATGCAGAGCCGGCTGCGGGTGCAGGGGCATCCGATTCAACCCATGCTGGTGACCTTTCCGTACGGGCTCTTCGTCTGCGCGACCATCTTCGACCTCGCCGACGTGGCCGGCGGCCCGGCCTTCCTCGGCGAGGTCGGCTACTGGACGGCGGTGGCCGCCCTGGTGACGGCGGCGTTGACCGCGGTGGCCGGCATGGTCGACCTGTGGGACGTGCCGCCCGACCGCACCCGCCGCACGGCGATCAGCTTCAACGTCGTGAACGCGGGCATGGCCGGGCTGTTCCTGCTCTCCTGCCTGATCCGGGCGGACGCGGCGAACCGCGGCGCCACCCCGGCGCTGCTGGTCGTCGAGATGCTCGCCCTGGCCGTCGGTGGGGTGGGCGTACACCTCGGTGCGCGGCTGATGCGCCACTTCGAGGCCAGTCCCGAGGCGACGAGCGTCGAGGTGGTACGCGGTGGCGTCGACGCCCCCACCGTCGAGGTGGTCCGTCCCCGCCCGTAG
- a CDS encoding glucosyl-3-phosphoglycerate synthase: protein MRNTESLVSPVVEAWATYRTSSQADWPTRRLLRAKGETRVSVVLPARNEEATVGAIVSTIREHLMDRVPLVDELIVVDSRSTDRTVQVARDAGAEVVGQDAMTRGLPRLTGKGDALWAGLAAAEGDVVAFVDADLREFRPHFVTGLLGPLLTDPSVDFVKGFYHRPLISTSGVEADGGGRVTELMARPVLNLFWPELAGFVQPLGGEYAGRREVLARVPFVSGYGVETAMLIDLLELVGLDALAQVDLGERKHRHQDTAALGRMSAQIMLTVWSRLQRRGWANPELLPTPLLTQFRRGGSDALPNLDREIVVSDVSVAERPPLAELRHLLPRRRVTAA from the coding sequence GTGCGGAACACTGAATCTCTGGTCTCGCCCGTGGTCGAGGCGTGGGCCACCTATCGGACCAGTTCCCAGGCGGACTGGCCGACCCGGCGGCTGTTGCGCGCCAAGGGGGAGACCCGGGTCAGCGTGGTGCTGCCGGCGCGCAACGAGGAGGCGACCGTCGGCGCCATCGTGTCGACCATCCGCGAGCACCTGATGGACCGGGTGCCGCTTGTCGACGAACTGATCGTGGTCGACTCACGCTCCACCGACCGCACCGTCCAGGTGGCCCGGGACGCCGGCGCCGAGGTGGTCGGCCAGGACGCGATGACCCGTGGGTTGCCCCGGCTGACCGGCAAGGGCGACGCGCTCTGGGCCGGGCTGGCCGCGGCCGAGGGCGACGTGGTCGCCTTCGTCGATGCCGACCTGCGGGAGTTCCGGCCGCACTTCGTCACCGGGCTGCTCGGACCGCTGCTCACCGACCCCTCGGTCGACTTCGTGAAGGGTTTCTACCACCGGCCGTTGATCAGCACCAGCGGTGTGGAGGCCGACGGCGGCGGCCGGGTGACGGAGCTGATGGCCCGGCCGGTGCTGAACCTGTTCTGGCCGGAACTGGCCGGCTTCGTGCAACCCCTCGGCGGCGAGTACGCGGGCCGCCGGGAGGTGCTCGCGCGGGTGCCCTTCGTCTCCGGGTACGGCGTCGAGACCGCCATGCTCATCGACCTGCTCGAACTGGTCGGGTTGGACGCGCTGGCCCAGGTCGACCTCGGCGAGCGCAAGCACCGGCACCAGGACACCGCGGCGCTGGGCCGGATGTCCGCCCAGATCATGCTGACCGTTTGGTCGCGGTTGCAGCGGCGGGGCTGGGCGAATCCGGAGTTGCTGCCGACGCCCCTGTTGACCCAGTTCCGGCGGGGTGGCTCGGACGCCCTGCCGAACCTGGACCGGGAGATCGTCGTCAGCGACGTCTCGGTGGCGGAGCGGCCACCCCTGGCCGAACTGCGGCACCTGCTGCCGCGTCGGCGGGTCACCGCGGCGTGA
- a CDS encoding GAF and ANTAR domain-containing protein has translation MNLDASPPFVETLGVLETAALLRELTAGLLAMEDFDEALAALVRITRDALVGVSWCGFTALRAGEPAGVAASDSRFSGLDDLRYGADTPAMDAIRRREMVGAEDLDAERRWPDWTARARELGVHGVISAPVDIDEQVIGAVNLYAGESDALTTGHQLTAMLLAEHAGLLLAAVRDRQRRAAQAGEQDAALLGDGVIGQAVGVIMTQRGCPAEDALEVLRSAAESLSIPLREVAERLVSTVSRPRDN, from the coding sequence GTGAACCTGGACGCCAGTCCACCGTTTGTGGAGACGCTCGGCGTGCTGGAGACCGCCGCCCTGCTGCGGGAGTTGACCGCCGGGCTGCTCGCCATGGAGGACTTCGACGAGGCGCTCGCCGCGCTGGTCCGGATCACCCGGGATGCGCTGGTCGGGGTGAGCTGGTGCGGGTTCACCGCGCTGCGGGCCGGCGAACCGGCCGGGGTAGCCGCCTCCGACAGCCGGTTCAGCGGGCTCGACGACCTGCGCTACGGCGCGGACACCCCGGCGATGGACGCGATCCGGCGGCGGGAGATGGTCGGTGCCGAGGACCTGGACGCCGAGCGGCGCTGGCCGGACTGGACGGCCCGCGCACGCGAGTTGGGCGTACACGGGGTGATCTCGGCCCCGGTCGACATCGACGAGCAGGTCATCGGCGCGGTGAACCTCTACGCCGGTGAGTCCGACGCGCTCACCACCGGCCATCAGTTGACCGCGATGCTGCTCGCCGAGCACGCCGGCCTGCTGCTCGCCGCTGTGCGCGACCGCCAGCGACGGGCCGCGCAGGCCGGCGAGCAGGACGCCGCGCTGCTCGGCGACGGCGTGATCGGCCAGGCCGTTGGGGTGATCATGACCCAGCGTGGCTGCCCGGCCGAGGACGCCCTCGAGGTGTTGCGCAGCGCTGCGGAGTCGCTGTCCATCCCGTTGCGTGAGGTGGCTGAGCGGCTGGTCAGCACCGTCTCCCGGCCCCGCGACAACTGA
- a CDS encoding ATP-binding protein: MAGRISCEVRNGSPVTVVALTGTLDLTSMREAYALLDRCLARQPDALVVDLAGLTVRDSLAVSVLAAAARRAEDWPAVPMVFCAPQPDTSAQLAASAVCRVLPLRSTCTEATRVAGAAAVPRVRIRLEPVAAACRRARELVADACARWNLPEAVGPASVVLSELVGNVVRHARTPMQVTVTLRRPWLQLAVIDGSQRPARPGHAGLRDEGGRGLLLVRELAERWGSAPAGDGKAIWATLPAN; this comes from the coding sequence ATGGCGGGCCGGATCAGCTGCGAGGTACGGAACGGGTCACCCGTCACCGTCGTCGCCCTCACCGGCACCCTCGACCTGACGAGCATGCGCGAGGCGTACGCGCTGCTGGACCGGTGCCTGGCCCGCCAGCCCGACGCGCTTGTGGTCGACCTGGCCGGGCTGACCGTACGCGACAGCCTGGCGGTGTCGGTCCTCGCCGCCGCGGCCCGGCGTGCCGAGGACTGGCCGGCGGTGCCGATGGTGTTCTGCGCACCGCAGCCCGACACCTCCGCTCAGCTTGCCGCGTCGGCTGTCTGCCGGGTGCTGCCGCTCCGATCCACCTGCACCGAGGCGACCCGGGTGGCGGGCGCGGCGGCGGTCCCCCGGGTCCGGATACGCCTGGAGCCGGTGGCGGCGGCCTGCCGGCGAGCCCGGGAACTGGTCGCCGACGCCTGCGCCAGGTGGAATCTGCCGGAGGCGGTCGGGCCGGCCTCGGTGGTGCTCAGCGAACTGGTAGGCAACGTGGTCCGGCACGCCCGTACGCCGATGCAGGTCACCGTGACGTTGCGGCGGCCGTGGTTGCAGCTGGCGGTGATCGACGGCAGCCAGCGGCCGGCCCGACCCGGACACGCCGGGCTGCGCGACGAGGGCGGCCGGGGCCTGCTGCTGGTCCGC